The genomic interval CTCTGTTATCAAAGACCAAACTCAATTTTCTGTTGCGCATGCACGTTACAGTAAGGTACTGGTCATTGTTTATTTtagaaaactattttagaCTTTCTTATTTGTGCATGCTTCCTGAAAATTGGTAGTCTTTAATTTAGAACTATTATCTAATGCCAGAGTACGCTAATCATTCTGTATATTGTATGGTAGGTGCTACATAGCTTATGGCTTATTATTCACTATATGCACTTCTAAGTTCTAGCCAGACAACATTCTGTTTAAATTTAGATGATGCATGTGTTGCTGAGGTGTGCATGATCTAGATTGTCAAAATGTGAATTGACACCCACATTTCTTGGTGAGCTGCAAGTAGTCCTATGTTTGCCCTGGTATTTTTTAAAGGGCTGCAAGTAGTTCTAATAGGAACCCACATTAACCATGCATGCTCAAACTCAACACATTTAAAAGCAGGCAATGTGTTATGTGgatgataaaaagaaattatttagtCTTGTGCTTGCCTGTGGGCATGGatgtgtatttttttttttgttacagTTATGCCATGTTAGTCTTGATAAGTGGCAAGATAGGACCTATCTTAGCACCATAATTGGTATTAGTCTGACTGTTGTTTGACATCATTGAGGAAGCCATATACTTTTTACTCCCATCTTTCCGCgtattgtttgtttgtttgttgaCTTGCCACTATTTGCTTGCAGAGTAACCCCATTGCAAGATGGCATGTTTGTCAAGGTTCAATTAATAGCATTGCTTTCTCCTTTGATGGGTCGTACTTAGCAACTGTTGGAAGAGATGGTACCaagtcaaattgaaataatttgcATTTTATGGATTTTTTATATCTACTTTGTTTTAACttaagttttttttctctttccatATGCTGAGCGCAGGTTATCTGCGAGTTTTTGACTATTCAAAAGAACAGCTCGTATGTGGTGGCAAAAGTTATTATGGTGCTCTACTATGCTGTGCTTGGAGGTGCTCTTTTTCTTAAACTTTTTAAACTTGTGCTATCTAGAGTATCAATTTGTCACATTCCattctttttatataatatccgACTTAGttctttttgagaaaatgaattttgttATTGACAACAACGCCCACTGAACAGTATGGATGGGAAATATATTCTGACTGGAGGTGAAGATGACTTGGTTCAAGTTTGGAGTATGGAAGATCGGAAGGTCGTCGCATGGGGTGAGGGGCACAACTCATGGGTGAGATTCTTATCTTATAACGGAGGCTTCTGTGTATTTGTTGTGTGTGATGGTGGCTCTGTACTCATTTCTTTCTAAATCGTGCTGGCAGGTTAGTGGAGTGGCGTTTGATTCGTATTGGTCATCACCTAATTCTGATGGCACAGGGGAGACTGTGATGTACCGGTTTGGTTCTGTTGGTCAGGTATATAGATGTTGTTAGTCTGGTCAAAATAATGACTGTCCTAATTATCGTAATTCCAATCTTGATGCTGTGTTTTCCCATGGTTTTTTCCTCGTGTTTTGATTGTTTCTTGATTGTGTTCATGTGGATTCAACTGTTATGTTCCAAAAATGTCTAGCTTCTGCAAGTTATAGATGCCTCACACTTATGTATGTGTTGTTGAAGCAACATTTCTAGAGGTAGCGCTTGCCTCCTTTGTCTACCTATGCACTATTTGGCTGTTTCCAGAAAGGATTACTGGTGATATAGTAGCACATGGATTGAGTGTAGATTGTAGGAAATTTCTAACTGTATGAAACTATAGGTCTACATCAGTTACCATACATTATAGGTTACTTACTTTAGGTTCTTGTTTAAATAGCATCTTGAACAGCTAATATGAAGAATATCATTTTCAGTTAGCATGCAAATGGGGAAAACTGGAGACTGATGATGAAAGCCCAAACATATTGGCAAAGAATCTGGGGTATTTCAAGAATATTCTTGATGAATGGATGGCTTGCATATCTGTGGAACATCATTCTGTCATACAAAAACATTTTGTGTTCAAGGAACATGGTTATAAAGCTAGTTATTTTCATCTTCTGCCTTTGCTGTTTCCTTTTACATGTGCAAAAAGGTAGAAAAAAAGGAGAATGAAAAAACCCTCATTTACATAGCCCCAACCATTCAAtctacacacacacacaccaaaagaaaaggtttctttagatattttgtttttctgtgTGGGCAATCAACAAGTAATTCCATATTTCCTGTTGAAGTGGGATGAATGGCTGAAGGTTTTAAGCATTAATATGTTAGAATTGAATCAGGTGGAGAATAAACTTGATGAACCTTTATGTGTACCATATTCTATAATCTATATTATACCTCTTGTTTGAAAAGCTATGCTCCCTTGCAGCACCTGCAATATCTTCACATCTCACTATTGCCTTCTGTGTAGGACACACAATTGTTATTGTGGGACCTGGAAATGGATGAAATTGTAGTGCCATTGCGTAGAGGCCCTCCTGGTGGGTCTCCCACTTACAGTACCGGTAGCCAATCTTCCCACTGGGACAATGTGTGCCCATTGGGTACCCTGCAAACTGCCCCTAGCATTCGAGATGTTCCAAAAATCTCACCAGTGGTTGCTCATCGTGTTCACACTGAACCTCTTTCGGGCTTAATTTTTACCCAGGAATCGGTACTTACTGTTTGTCGAGAGGGACACATAAAAATCTGGATGAGACCCGGGGTTGCAGAAAGCCAATCAATCAACAGTGAAACTGTGTTAAGTACCAGTTCAAAGGATAAGACATTGCTTTCCAGCAAGGTTGGAAGTTCTAGCTACAAACAATGACCAGACCATCATGAAAAGATGCAAGGCACAAcaaagctctttttttttctgctgGAGTTGCATTTCTATTTGCTAGTGTGGCCGTTCATCTCTCTGTTTAACAGGTTGGTTTTCTTGAAGTACATCCCTGTGGACATGATTGAATTGCAATGAGATTAGCCAACTGAATCCATTGTATATTCAAGGACAAAAATGCCATTGACAGCACAAAGAGGTCTGGAGGAAGAAAGAACCTCCATTGTAAGTACAAACGGCTATTCCTAGAATATATTGACACTGACAGGAATAACATGAAGTTGCTCCTTTAAGATTTGTATTTCTTAGAGGTGCATTTGAgtgattatttattattgGTGATGCATCCTCACCATTACCATGTGATTTTTGTTAAATCATCCAAAaactgattttgaaatgcGGATAGCTTCATGCACATAGCTTCTTGAGTTCTAGGTGACTgaacttggacaagtttgtccTGAAATTTGGGCAAATCATTCGATGATTTGGTTGAGACATAAGAATTTACTGTTTGTTCtatcagaaagaaaaaaaagaaaagggaataCCTTGGAAATAAACTTTGATGcatatttatttctattaGTATTAACTGTAATAAATGCTCTAATGATAGTAAACTGTGATGCTTATCTAGAGCTCCCAAATGGAAAATACCATGGTATAGAAAATAGCCTTAACCTCACTTGAAAAAACCTCCTGCAAGGCTGCAAAACAAGTAAAATCCTTCCACTACACTAAAGcccttttccatttttcctttctcatccCTCACTACACTTGTTGAGGTAAGTTGAATGAATGGAAAGCCCATAGACAAAGATCCAAGGCTTTCTCCAACTTGTTCCTGGCCGAAATATTCACCATGTAACTTCTGCTTGTTTTATTAAAGGCTGAGAGGCAAACAACCCCTGAACCTGTTATCATCCATGGGGTAGTTGGAATATTGAGATTCAGGAAGAGATTTTGGTGtatctttatcttttattGATGTCAAtgtcattttctctcttcGTTGAGCCGTTAAATGATTTACAGAAATTGCAGCATTATTACAGCTTATAGGGTGGAActgaaataacaaaaaaaaaagaagagaaagaaaagataaagaagaaaaaagcttTTCCCTGCGAGCTGATGATAAAACCAACAATAAACAAGCATGTAAAAAGCATCTCTACAACTGAGACAGTTTCTGTACAGCCGAAAGCTTTGCATTTCCTACCATTTATACATCTTACATATAGACTAACTCAATTGCCATTCCCACTTTCTGAAGCCCTCCTTTCAGTTTCATTAGGGTGAGTATCTGTCTGAATCTGTTGCATGGTTACGGATGGTTGATCTGGCTGTGAAACCTCTTGAGAACCAAGTTGTTGATTTGACTCAGCACGCCACCTTCTCCATCCCCTTGAAACCTCATAAAGAATAGAGGTTCCACACATTGTTCCGCCAAACCCAACAAATGCAGAAAGCAGAACAGAAAGAACAGCCTGTATGTGGAGCTGTAGATCACAAGAAACATAGGATACAATCTCGAATGAGAAAAGGGTCTATATCCTAAACATGCAGGATATAATCTGAGACTTCTGAACTCTAACTGTTCAATCATGTGCACTATGATAAAGAGTATCTCTCTTACCAATGAGTAGAAAAGATGAGCAGAAAGAACCACAAGTCCAAATTGCACTGTAGCATAAATCCAGACATATTTTCTCCTCACTGAAAACAAAAGTTGGAGTCAGTTAGTAAGACAGATGACCAAATTCACAAGGACAAAACTATCACAAGAAAATTTTGCAACGAACTTAATCCCACCCATAGTTGTTGATGTCATGGAAGCAAGGAGACCCAATATAcaggaaaaaggaagagagatgGCAATTGCGCCAGACTTCATTTTTGAAACCTGAGTACATAATAACtttaagaacaataaaaagcTTGAAAAGGAAGGAAAGCATTTCCAAATTGCTAAACTTACCAGCAGCTGctcaagaaaacaaaagtaaGCAAGCATGCTAACAATGACAAGAATGGGAACATCCTGCCAGACCCTGTCCAAAATACCGTTATGTTAAGGATATACAATCTTTAAAGATAATGTTAAACCAAAATGAACGGCAGAAAATGCAAATGTCCACAGCCAAGTAGTTTAGACTTTAGAATTTTTACATTCTGAAGGAGTcattagcaaaaaaaaaaacaaaagaggtAGAAAGAGATCCTAGATACCATTTTGTTGCCAAATGCATCAGGTGGGCTGTGTATACTTGCCTGTATCGAGCAGCCTCAATTTGTCGTGGCCCACTTCCTCTCAAATTATGAGCCTGGTCATTTTGAACTCGTAAAAGAGTAACAGGTAGGTTTTGAACCTCTTGCTTGCACACATCACATGTTTTGTTACCTTTGATGCTAAACCATTTTATGGCACAGTCTTGGTGGGCAAGGGCAAGTTCACCTTTGCAGCTACATTCCATCTTGAGCGTGTCAGCACCTTCCCCCAGCTCAGTCAAGCAGATTCTACAAACAGCTTCTTCTTCAGGAATATCTTCACCACCATCATTATTTCCATCTGAACAATAAGACTATGATATGACATAGGTTGGTTATCACAAgcaataaaaagaaagcagTTGTTAAACTAGAACATCTTAGCATTCAGAGTTTTTCCAAATTGCTTCCagaatagataaaaaaaaatctaaatatgaatactaataatttaaaataccTTGAAATCATCTAACTATATtcactaataaaaaaattgccAGCATATGTAATCAGAAAAATGTGGCTTCCTTTTGCGTGCCAGGAAATCAAGATTTGGCACAAAAACTTGAAGCTTTTATGCTGTTATTTACTTCTACTGCTgcatgaaaatgatattttgttttgtgCCTGGAAAGCATTAGTGAAAGTTCAAAGGTATTTCTAGCTGAATGAAGCTTACACAAATTTGAACTGAATTGTCCAATTTAACAGATAGAGGCCTCTTTATATGTCCAAGTTATTTATCCAAAATCCTAAGCCTTCACTCATTGTTTAATTCTTATCCTCCTtagaattttcttttactcttttgctgtttctttctttgttttcttgagGGACAAGGGGGATGGGGGTGTGGGTAATGTGTTGGACTCCAGTGGAAGGTGTGAGGGGTTCTAAGATCAAAT from Theobroma cacao cultivar B97-61/B2 chromosome 5, Criollo_cocoa_genome_V2, whole genome shotgun sequence carries:
- the LOC18597934 gene encoding uncharacterized protein LOC18597934 isoform X1 → MENEGGHVVKRQNGEGTSNNSNNNNTLDPPPLQRFGDSTEIIEEMPLGQHRKPDDLVLEIPPRTLEDAREDFVRIDMALTPTATPKRVNFSPMPSPIFSRFDDSPVHSSFKNKSALKSLLPKLSFKSRNTNLEIEKAAILALGGSSAEIRGKPRISRTFSLSKLFTPRMKNTSSLPVTPTTHSNPESMHGGQKGGAGPPIHRSHSVPVLNKDGSITQLDSLGGVFRVIPTTPRAVKGTILTTPNTFTKIDNDGNNDGGEDIPEEEAVCRICLTELGEGADTLKMECSCKGELALAHQDCAIKWFSIKGNKTCDVCKQEVQNLPVTLLRVQNDQAHNLRGSGPRQIEAARYRVWQDVPILVIVSMLAYFCFLEQLLVSKMKSGAIAISLPFSCILGLLASMTSTTMVRRKYVWIYATVQFGLVVLSAHLFYSLLHIQAVLSVLLSAFVGFGGTMCGTSILYEVSRGWRRWRAESNQQLGSQEVSQPDQPSVTMQQIQTDTHPNETERRASESGNGN
- the LOC18597933 gene encoding dystrophia myotonica WD repeat-containing protein; its protein translation is MTRDAMINTANGMISTSSSTANAQSPGLKTYFKTPEGRYKLHYEKTHPSGLLHYAHGKTVTQVTLAHLKDKPAPSTPTAPSSSFSASSGVRSAAARWLGSGNGSRALGFVGGNGGSKSISSTSRMGSLGASSLSNSMTNTNFDGKGTYLIFNVGDAIFISDLNSQDKDPIKSIHFSNSNPVCHAFDQEAKDGHDLLIGLNSGDVYSVSLRQQLQDVGKKLVGAQHYNKDGSVNNSRCTSIAWVPGGDGAFVVAHADGNMYVYEKNKDGAGDSSFSVIKDQTQFSVAHARYSKSNPIARWHVCQGSINSIAFSFDGSYLATVGRDGYLRVFDYSKEQLVCGGKSYYGALLCCAWSMDGKYILTGGEDDLVQVWSMEDRKVVAWGEGHNSWVSGVAFDSYWSSPNSDGTGETVMYRFGSVGQDTQLLLWDLEMDEIVVPLRRGPPGGSPTYSTGSQSSHWDNVCPLGTLQTAPSIRDVPKISPVVAHRVHTEPLSGLIFTQESVLTVCREGHIKIWMRPGVAESQSINSETVLSTSSKDKTLLSSKVGSSSYKQ